CTTACAAAAGCAAGAGTCAAGTGTCAACCTTATCGGACATCAGGTAGAAGAAGCCAGAACACTGGAGCAGCTTATCATCTTATAGAAGCCATAAGAGGCTCGAGAGGCTAGAAGGGAAACATAAGGTGGAGGATCCTACCAGATGCTAGAGGGAAACGGCGGTGGCGTCGGAGTGGAATGGGGGCATTGGCGGGGGATCGGCAATCGCCCCCAAATCGATAGACACGGAGACCGAGCAAGTCACACGAGCTCTGCCGTGCAGGAAATGGAAAAAAGGGAGGGAAAGGTAGATCTAacctaaataaataaaatgtgttTTCTCAATCTCCTACATCAGCACCCTCCTATTAAAACCAAGCTAAAACCACAAATCCTTCTAAAGAAATAAGATCGAGGATATCACCCAAGATCCTAAAGGACCTACAAATCACTCGACGAGAGCTGAACCTGTTTTGAAAAGGATCCGAGCAACAGCCATTACACAGTTTTatttcatacgtatatgtattccATTCAGATATGGAAGCGGAAACACAACCGTGATGATGTGAGGACTGCCGAAAAAAGCTATTGCAAAACGTTTTCATAGCTGCACCAGGCAGCCGAGACATACGACTGGTCAGGACCATGTAGACCGATAACTCCGATAACTGTTGCATCTCATCTCCTGTGCTTATACTATTCATCAAAGTGGGAGAAAAGGGAGGGAGGCATCCGCTTTTCACACTACAACAAATTCTGTGTTGCGCGCCTAAGGTACTTAGCCCTTGGAGATACCCTTCACATCTAGTTCGCTTTTGACTCGATTACCCTCTTTGCAAAAGAAGGCAAACAGAATGATGCCGTGTGGATCTGAAAATATAGAATCGAATCAGGAaacaactcgaggagttctcaTGCAAAGGCAGTGAAATCAGCGAAAACACGCACCTCCGAGTTGTAGAACTTAAGGGGTCCCTTTGATTTCATAGGATGCTCATCCTCCTCGATGTTGAAAACAGGGTGCTGGAAATCAACAGCAGGCCCTTCGGTGGAGCAAAGCATGAACCCAATAACTCCGCTGCAATGGAAGCATGTTAACCAAGTGGATAAATGGAAAAGTTGGTGCAATCGCGTGCACTGTGCATACCTAGGGTATGTAGGCACCGTTGTCCAAGCATAGTTAACCGAGCCTTTGAAAACTTGTCGACAATTGACAACAATATCTTCAATAATGTGCATATGTAGCCATATGCTCTCTGCTTGGGTGCATACAACTCCACCTGGACGCAAAGCTCTGGCCACCAACTGGAAGAAAGGCTTCTCAAAAAGCTCTTGAGCAGGACCTGGTTATGCAGGGAGACGTTGATGAAACATTAACAGAGCAGTAGGTACGAAACACATTAGGGCCTGTTCGTTTGTACAGGATTAGACCAGGATTCATTCCAACTTATCAAAACCTacataaattagagaaacaatccggCCAGGAACCGTTCCAGGCCTTCAATCCGTGAAAAACGAACAAACCCTTATTAAGATTAACCACAGTTACCTATCGGATCAGATGAGTCCACAATTACTGCGTCATAAGTACCTTCTGGAGCATTTTTCAAAAAGGCAACCCCTGCATCAGCATGCCAACAGAGATTTTAAACAACACATAAATATGTAGCACAAATGTATTAATCAAATACATAGCATAAACATCCATCAAATAATGAAGTGAGCCATTAAAAATCAATAttaatattttaaaagatatcggaaAGAAAGGACATGACAAACTATGCAGGGATATCAAGCTGAAGCTGGAACTGTGGAAATAAAAAGCAGGGGCCAGGCCCAGGCACTATCAGGGGAACTTCAAAATGTAGCATATGCCAATTTAGTTATGGACCAAATAATAAACAGAAATAGAATTGTCATTCAAAATAAACTAATATAATAATACACATTCAAAAGTCCAACAGGAATTAACATGGATGAGACACAAACCCAACTAAAATACCAACACAAGTTGAAGTGTTGAAAGCAGAAGTTGTGTATCCTATGTATTGATTGCAATAAAATTCAAGCTACATTTGAATCAGGGACAGATAATGCTCACATGTTGTCTCCCAAATAAATATTATGCAAAGCAAAACAAATCTTGATAAGCACATAATATAACATGCTACTAACCATCTCCAATGTGTAATGACACacgagggtcttcaaatccaacaGCTAAATGAGGGAAAAATTGTTTGGAGACCTGCAAAATGGAATAAACAATTAAAAATAAGTAACACAAGAGACAAAACATTGAAAAGGCTATATAACTGTTTAAGACAACAACAAAGCATTTTAGTTCCAAGCAAGTTAAATTAGGTTAACAAAATTTCTTTAAGAAATTTGCTTGGGTAGGTTAACAAAATTGCTGTAAGAAATTTGCTAAATCTAGGGAGGTGATTACATCTACAAGACTACAACAGACAATAGTTCATCAAACTGGCAATAATCATGAAACAAAGAACACCTAACATAAAAACACAGATAATGCTATCAGAGCAACTATTACACAAGACGGTATTTAAAAAAACGATagcatattacaaaattttaattaataaaacattttgtattgtgTGATGCCAAGCAACATCATTTCATCAGTATGCTTCCCACTAGTTCCATGCAATGAAATAAAATTGGAATCGATCTTGTGTGATATCTAGCAACAGCCAAAGATAGTGTTTAAGTGGCACAGATTGCATCAGCACACTGTTAGAAACAAGTTCCTCCTATGCATACAATTACATCAAGGAGGGACCTCATAGTATATTACTGTTTGTGGTCCATTTGGCAAAATGAGATGAATGAAAAGGAAACAGAATCATCAGACAGCAAGCTTACATAGCTAGGATTGTACCAGGGAAGTAATACCAAGCAAAACACAAGCCCAAAAGAGAAGATACAATTAGAAACAGTATTATTTCACTTAGCTGCTCCTAGAACTTGAGGTCAGATCAGAATGGCACAAATCAGTAGTAAAAAATGCAGTATCAAAATACGGAAATGAATGCATTTTAAACATTGAAAACAGCACAGCAGAAGCAGCTAACATCACAGTCAAAAAAATCAAGTAAATGAAGTAATACCAGTAAAATCAATTGAAGACCTAAATTTGAAGCAGCTAACATCACAGTCCAAATACAGGAAGAGAAATCTTACATCTACCACCATCTTGTCAATTTCACAGATGTCAATTTGTTCCACAGAGGAATGCCGTGAAACCTCACGCAGAACACCACCGTCACCCCCTCCAATAACCAACACCTGTGTACCATGAAACAATTTAAAGTTACATCCAATAAATTTTAGAAACTATTCGCATTCACCATTTTGAAAAGTATAAAAAACACCTAGTTAATGAACTTGGCAATACAACCACATTCTAACATTTTTTTTACAACAGACTTCTCCAGGCACTACAAGTTTTCAAACAAATTATAAACGAGAACTGTAAGTAACCGATGACCTATTCTTACATCTGTTTCAATCGATGCAAATAGCATCAGAGTACACATTTTAATGCTAAACACACCACATCATGTACGTGATTATCCTTGGCTATGATCCCGCAAGTATTTCAAATTCGCCTCAACAATCATGCCATAATAAGCTAATAATTGCAGTTTCGATTTAGTCTATTTGCCATAAAAATAAATGAAGAAATGCATTCAGCTTATTTTCTAATAATTGTATATAAGTCAAACAAAGATGTTCATAAAGGCAAGGTACCAACAGCGAAAACAAAAGATTATGGCATGTACCTTCTTGGGGTCTTTGATGGAGCAAAGGGGCAGGTGAGTGATCATCTCTTGGTACGCACACTCATCCCTCTCCGTCACCTGAATAACTCCATCGAGGACGAGCACCTTCCCGTACGTAGAGGACTACAATTTGAAATGCAAAACAGAGAGGCACAGAATCAAGCCCAGTTGACGAATCGCAGGTGGGGTTTAGGTGCGCCAGCAAATAGGGTAATTAACGATTACCTGAAAGACCATAACGCTTTGGTAGTCTGACTTCCCTTGGAACAGCACCTTGTCCACCTTCAAAGAGTGCGCCTCACCTGCCATTTAGTATCCACCAAAATAGACCCACGAGCAAGGGCAAACGCACGTGGTCAGCATGAGCAGGCAGTGACGAAAGAAGAATATCCGAGCTCCGAAGGGAGAGTGTGTGCGCTCGACAGGACAGGAGAGCATCACGATGCGCAGCAGAGGAGCGGAGCGAATAGgaggcgcagagcagcggaacgcACCGGGCCACATGGGGCTGATCTCGGAGAACCATCCCGGGATGACGGCGGAGATCCCCGCCGCGGCGGCGTCCTCCCCGCTGTCCCGCGTCCTCTTGGCCGCCGCCTCGGCTTCCATTCCGAAACCCTGAGCGCGCGAGGGAGGGGTGTGCGGGCTGGCGGCTGCTGGGGAGTGGGAGAGGGGCGCCGCGCTCGCAGCCGCGTTTGCCTTCTGCCTGCGAGGGTTTGGGGTTTGCTCGCCACGCCGTATATAAGAGGAGGGCCCGGGCCCGGCCCCGGCAAGCGGCGCGGCGCCATATTCCACAGGGCCTTTGATGCGCTGGCCGGTGGAGCCACCGCTTTGCGGGGCGCCCCAAATCACTGCGCCGAGTGGCCGTCGTCGTCGTATGGGCGGGGGAGAAATGCTGCTggatttttattttattatattCGGCGGATCAAACTGTGGGGGAATCCTGCTTTATTTATTATTCGATTCCATGATGCCCCCCTGTTGATTGACGTGCGTGCATGCCTGTCGTATTGGATGCTGAGCTATTtgaattttatttttttattgaAGAAAAATAGACTGCCTCGACACGAGTACGCACGCTAGTAGTAGCTTCACCGCTGTGTCCGACGGCCGTTCCATCGTTCATTCTAGcgatgaaagtggtaatccgaactgttagaacaaatttaatattttaaaatagatatttataaaatttgatgttgatcttttcttatgttatcaagcacattagtacaaatatgaataaaatattatataagttgttttatgtattatttgctccctacaacacaaaaagttgaaaaaattaccgaatttgtttccgaatccataccgaagtttatatctattatttgagaaaatgtaggatgaatttgaggtttaccttttatgaatcttaacaagctggatgttaaaaacaagaatacaaatttgtattgtatattctatatcctatttGTTCGCAATCAAAggaaaaactgattaccgaataaataccgtttccgaccgttttcatccctagttcATTCAATTTATTCAAGGATGAGCTGCTGCGTTTTCCTTCCTGTCGCTGGGACGCTGGATGCGTGAGGATGAGTCGATGAGCACCTCTGTTGGGGGTTGTGGCACGTCACACTTGCCCTCAGTCTCACCAACTCCACTTCCGGCGAGAGTTGCGACCGCTGCAGTGGTCGTGTGCACCGCATAGAGGCGCTTGTGGACCGGTCAGCGTCTAGGCTCAGGCCTCTTTTGCTTAGTAGAGGCGGTAGAGCATCTGCAACAGttatggggtgtttggtttgaggaatgagttagtctatcatcttctcactcctcactatttttgtttggtttgtggaatagaatgagttgatccatcaccacctcattccttatatttagttagttagtactaatatgaggaattgagtcattccaccaaatttgaggaatgaagtcatgatgcaccacctcaatttggatggtttgattcctcaaaccaaacactctatTAGTTTAGTATGCTAAACACGTCTCTTGGTCCATTAGATCTGAATCTACACCATTCCACCACCACCTCATGTTGTTCTATAAACAAAATCCCTGACAAATCATGATTGTGTCTGCTAGAGATGATATTTTTAACCTGTAAATCCGAACGGGTATCTGACCCGACGAGTGCAGGGTACGGGTGAAGGTTTTGACCCGCATGTACAATCTGCACTCGACAAAGTTTCGCGAGTATAGGTGCGGGTTTCTATTTCAACCCACGGCTGGTTACATGATCAAGGAAAAAATGTTTGTGCAATGCTTATAATCACTCAAATATAAGAGAACTATCGAATACATAAGAGAAAGCTTAAAGATGTACTATACTAACTTACCTACCAATAAAAAACTAGAAGTACAATACTTAACTTGATTCATGTCACATTGCCCTGCTTGAAATAACAATGGAAAATCCAAACAATCCGATGATTACTCAGTTGTGTTACATCAAGGTATCTATTTTAAATCTGGAATCAAATCACTAACATTTCAACTAAAAAAGCCTCTTCATCAAGCATATGGAAATAATAGCTCAGAACCGAATTAATAAGTTTTCAAACATTGCTTCATGGATCCATTTGTCATACTGCTGGAAATCTGCTTTGTCAGTCAAATCATTCGTTCAAGCTCAAATGTTTTGGAAAAGACACCAGTTTATCTGTTGATGACAATAGCAACTTCTTATGGATTACTGCTCAAAAAGATGCTGGACAGCTGATAGTTAAGTTGGCAAAAAAAGGGTAAACCATCTAGAAAGATGCCCTCTTTGTGATCAAGAAGCTGAAACTATGGATCACCTTCTACTGTCCTGCCTATTTACAAGGGAATTCTGGTTTATGCTGCTGAGCCAATTCGGGTTGCAAAGTCTTGCCCCACAACCTGACATGTTATCCTTCTTGAACTGGTGGGAGATGACTTAAGGATCCGTGGCTGATTTTATTATGGGTCTCAACTCTCTCATTGTTTTGGGTTCTTGGATTACTAGgtcagtacccgtgcgttgcaacgggaacatataataccatgataacttatatacaaaatgtgtcttatattgttataagaaaatatttcataatccatttgtgatcctagtcatacataaattttgttactttaatttagttgtttcactactacattgcaaccatcagtatcatgcagacttcgatatatgtcatgatttgcatggtctcatcattggagagcacgtgctacacctgccggtagaagttccgtcgtacatcgttagtcatcaggcacgcaccaccatacacgcttgcttaaacaaaaaatacaagtgtgtgtttgcgaaaagaattaaaggcagaccggcacaaaagctaccccgacgatggcgagtggtcattgttgtcggtcctcctctgctgaCCTTCGGCgtcgagatgacgccacaatccttgatataatagtcgtcgaacgcgcgtgatatggtgagtaccgatcactcttggctgggctgccaaatgaaatgcaccccgggctcatcagcgaggtagtatacctggtcgttgcaccaccggatgtgctactcctctacatacatcttgttcgaggacactcacacaacagcaacaatggtcgtcatcccagcgcacaagaattcatagtcggtcagtagcgacttacgtggcaggttgggcttcaggtggatgatgagctagacggcgtgatggcgtcgtcatAGGTTGCGgtacccagaacaacccgagagtcgttgacattggcgacgaccatgaggtccccatgtttgacgatggacagcgcggtgcatccgctttggaccgcgtccaagcggcggctgcgccgaagcttgtcgtacacagcggcgcatgggccACATAGGacttgtcggcgttccgagaccggggggtccctgagccgacgagtgaatgtcgccgcgtgccccagcccagatgggtcgagcgcgagggagagcgcgaaggggggagagcgaggcagccggagaccagcgtgagagaggtgggaatcccgtggccttcgtgttcgtcccgcgcccaggtcgggtgcgcttgcagtagggggttataagcgtccacgtgggagagggagcgagcggcctctagcgagcgcctgttctcgtcctcgtccccgcgcggccaaccttctctaagagggccctggtcctcccttttataggcgcaaggagaggatccaggtgtacaatggggggtgtagcagagtgctacgtgtctagcggaggagagctagcgccctaggtacatgccgttgtggcagccggagagatcttggcacccagctggtgtgatgtcgtggccgtcggaggagcgatggagcttggcggagggacagctgtcggagcggttgagtccttgctgacgtcctcttgcttctgtaagggggctgggagccgccgtcgtcacagagcatgcggggcgccatcattgcctatctggcggagcgagccagatgggacgccggtcttgttccctgcggcccgagtcagctcggggtagggtgatgatggcgcctcatgttgacgtggctggtctgcgccctaggttgggcgatgtggaagcttctccgaagccgaggtcgagtccgagcccccgggtcgggcgaggcagagattgccggctggtgccggggcggtgtccgagccctggggtcgggcgaagcggagttcgtcgtcttctggggccgagcccaagtccgagccctgggtcgggcgaggcggagatcgtcgttttctggggccgagcccaagtccgagccctgggtcgggcgaggcgaagatcgtcgtcttctgggacttagcccgagtccgagccctgggtcgggcgaagttcgccgtcttccgggacttagcccgagtccgagccctgggtcgggcggagttcgccgtcttccgggacttagcccgagtccgagccctgggtcgggcggagttcgccgtcttccgggacctagcccgagtccgagccctggatcgggcggagttcgccgtcttccgggacttagcccgagtccgagccctaggtcgggcgaggcggagcttcctatggagccttcggccgggcctgactgcctgtcagtctcactctgtcaagtggcaccgcagtcggagtggcgcaggcggcgctgtccttctgtcaggccggtcagtggagcggcgaagtgacggcggtcacttcggctctgccggctggggggcgcgcgtcaggataagggtgtcaggccacctttgtattaaatgctcctgcgacttggtcggtcggtgcggcgatttggcagggttgcttcttagcgaaggcagggcctcgggcgagccgggaatatgttcgccgctgaaggggggcctcgggcgagacggaaatcctccggggtcggctgcccttgtccgaggctaggctcgggcgaggcgtgatcaagtccctcgaatggactgatccctg
This portion of the Zea mays cultivar B73 chromosome 2, Zm-B73-REFERENCE-NAM-5.0, whole genome shotgun sequence genome encodes:
- the LOC100282908 gene encoding spermidine synthase 1, with the protein product MEAEAAAKRTRDSGEDAAAAGISAVIPGWFSEISPMWPGEAHSLKVDKVLFQGKSDYQSVMVFQSSTYGKVLVLDGVIQVTERDECAYQEMITHLPLCSIKDPKKVLVIGGGDGGVLREVSRHSSVEQIDICEIDKMVVDVSKQFFPHLAVGFEDPRVSLHIGDGVAFLKNAPEGTYDAVIVDSSDPIGPAQELFEKPFFQLVARALRPGGVVCTQAESIWLHMHIIEDIVVNCRQVFKGSVNYAWTTVPTYPSGVIGFMLCSTEGPAVDFQHPVFNIEEDEHPMKSKGPLKFYNSEIHTASFCLPSFAKRVIESKAN